TCTTTATTAACATATCCCATCCCAACACACCCAGGACCCCTGCTGATCTtctgcagagagggaaggaacaGTCAGTCTATAAAACCTGAGAAAGAGGAGAACCAGAAGAATTAAAGGGCTGGGTGATactgctgtgtgtgtgagctGGTCCCTGTGGATTTCTGACATCTGCCAATACAAATAATTTCACTGATAAATCTGAAAGGCTGGGTAAGCTCTCAGTCTCAGGTTCCATATGAGAGCTCCCAGCCAACTTGTGCACCAAGTCTGAAGGAATGCCCTAATCTGCTTAATTACAACAGAAATGGGAGCAAGAAGAAACCCAAGATGGGCACTGGTAAATTCTGCTCTTGGGGCACACATGTAATTGTGACTCttggaggagcagctcccaaaaGGTTCATGGGGTTGTGCAAACACTGGGGAAGGACATGGGCTCAGCTGGGGGATAACCCAGTGAAAATTGTGATAACCTCAATAATATTCTTTCTGATTTCAGGCAGGGTTAGAGTGAGGACGAGAAGAACATTCACCCACCCAGAGAATGGGTTCCTCAGCCCCAACCCTGTCCTAATTCCACATGGGAGATCCACACATCCCACCAGACCGCAAACAGGCTGCACAGAACCCTCCTCtaggctgctgctgtccctttgGCTGCCCCTTAGACTTGTGGCCACCACTGTGTcctcccccatcccctcctggGTACCCCACCCAGCAGaacccagctctgggagctcagcCCACTGAggcaaagcagcacaaagtaATTTACTTCCTCTCTTCGTTTCTGTATAAAACTTGTCATGAGGTTTAATCCGTCATTACCtccctcccagagctgtgctcgGTGGCCCGCTGCTAAGCCCAGACAAGGAGATTTACATCTTATCTAACAGGAGTGTAAGATTTATGGATAACTCCCGACAAGGAGCACATCATGCCAGAAAGACACTTTTGTGCTAGTAACTTGATCAGTCATTATGCTGTGAGTTGACATCTAATTAAGCCTCCACAGGCATCATCAGGTCCAGAACAGCTCTTCTAGGAGGAGAAAATCCACCTCTAAGCACTGTGGTGGCAGCTTATCCCCAACCCTTGCACTGCTGGAAGAGATAATAACGCTCCCCAGAAAATCCCCAGTCTCAGGGAGAGCTGGCAGTATCACCTGCACTGGAAAAAGGAATCACAGGTGCAAATTCCCAACTGCTGctctaaaacacagcaaagactCATCTCTCAGAGTCTTCCCTAGGTCATGTCCATGTCCCTACCAAAGTCAGACCACACAAAACACCTCCCCTGGCTGAACTGGACTCATCTGAGGGTTACAACCTTCTCAATGGATTTACTTTCCTGAACACATTTCTTGCCTCTCAATGGGCTGCCTACATCAGCGTGGAAGTGTAAATCCTGCTCTCCCTTGGCAGGCTACTCGATCTTCATATTTTCTCTTGACGCTGCTTCCAGGATGCCTTCGGTGGAAATGCACAGCGTGGCTGGAACGCTGCTTTTCTTGGCATTTCCCTGTCATGCTGGGCAGGGAAGTAACAGTGCTGGGGAGAGCCAAGGGCTCTGAATGTGTCAAGATGCACCTGGAACCAGCGGCCGCTACCTCTTGTCACCGATGCACAAAGGACAATGGCTGCAGGTGTTTCAACAAGCCCTGAACACCTCacccccctgccaaggcagtCACACCAAAATGGGCAACACAACCCTCCCTGGGAGACTGGTCATGCTGAGGTCACAACACTGGGGAGGGCTGAGGGGAAGTCAGAACACAAAGGGGAGCTGGAAAGGCCATGCAGGGTGTGTGTACATGGTGTCTGCAGGTGGTCCATGCTCTGTCCTCCAGGCCAAAAGGAAGCCAGAAGAACATGATGGACATTAAGCACAGGAAGGAGGGGAGCTCCTATTCGTTCCCATGAAGGGTTTCACTCTTTGTAGAGATATTATCAAAGAGTGTGGATGCCACTGAGTACATTTTCAGCCAATTGTAATAAATATTGCCAGTGGCTTTTGATTGGGAATGGGTTTAAGAGAGGAAGGGATTATTGCACATGAGCCTTTTCAGATCTAAAACTCACTGAACCCAATAGAAACTCTTCTGTTACCTTCAAAAGATTTACCCAGCCCTGATGGAACCAGAGAATGTCCTTAATAAATTGCCAGGATCTCCTTCAGGTCATGTCCTCGTCTCATCCCTTCTGGTGTGAGCTGCCCAGCCAGGAGAGTGACACAATCCACAGCAGCCTCTCATAGAATCCTGGGAGAGTCTGGGTTGTGAGgcaccttaaagctcatccagttccacattcctgccatgggcaaggacaccaTCCTCTAGACTttccaagtcccatccagcctgaccttgaacacttccagggacggggcagccacagcttctctgggcaacctgtgctcagagaggtggtggcctcaccaccctgacagggaagaatttcttcctaatctcTAACATAACCCTGCactctgtcagtttaaagccattgccACTTATCCTGTCATTCCATGGCCTAGTCACAAGtccttctgcagctctcttggagcccctttaggcactggaaggggctcaaaggtctccctggagcattctcttctccaggctgaacaacccaaGCTGTCCATAGCAGAGGTGGACACGGAGgtgctgtccctgtggtgtTCAGAAGAAAGGGTGGCTGCAGAGCAAAGAAATTCACATTTGTGTTCTAACAGTGCTTGATTTCTTGGCACCCTTCACCCAGAGGCCTTTCTTTGTGCTCCTCAGGTACACCACAAGACAAGCTGCCCCAGCACCTGCTGTTCAATCCTTCACCTCGCCAGGTCAGCGGCCAAAGTAATCAATTCTATGGGGAAACAATAAAAATGgtacagaaaacaaagcctccCCCCAGTGTCCTGGTTCCCAGCCACCTTTGCCAGTTCCTGCCCCATCAGCTTTGGCTGGGAGGATATATAAAACCAGCAGAATTTATCAGTGTGGCCACAGCAAGACACAGACTGAGTTAGAAGAACGGGAAGACCAGCCAGGAGAGGTAAAGATGCTTTTGCAAACTGAATAACTTAATACAGGCATTGCTCCTACTTTTGTGTGTCTCCACAAGGGTCAGCACTCACCAGAAGTGATGCTTTCTGCAAAGACTGAGATAAATATTATGTTTTCTGCAGGTTAAACTTTCTGAATTGCTTATTTTCACAACATTGTAAGAGCATTACAGACATTATAAACAATTCCCAAATGTTTTTCAGCTATGGATAACACTTTCACCTTTTCATTTGACTTTATAACTCCTCCATAACTTCCATTCCTTCCTCTATTAATTTTAGCTTctgtttatttgctgtttttataCCAGTTGTGGCCGTTCTGTGCTCCTCAGTAAATGAGATATCGCTGCAGGCACTGTTCTACCTCACAAGATTGCAGAGGCTCTTCAAGGCTGAGCCTTCTGTCAGCGCTTTTAAGACACCACACGAGAGCTGTGGGCTGTTATTGCACCAAAGCTGACAAGCTCCACACCACAACCCCAGTCAAGGAGCAGATCTGTGGTTCTGTGCCTCAGTGGCCACGTTGCTCTGAccaggctgctgtgggtgccctcctcctccccctcctcctcttcctcttctttttcctcctccaggtGCTGGCATGGCGATGCTCCGCACCCTGAGCATCCTCCTGAGCCTCCTGGTCCCAGCTCTCACCACCAGGTCCCCCGACTGTGGCGGCATCCTCACCCCCTCTGGGCTGAGATACCGTAAGTGCAGACCCACATCTCGCAcggcagcagggagaggaggcagtgacaccttccactctgCTGGTGAAACACCAAACACTGGCACCAGAATCTCATGCCACCACTCAGCTTacctgccccatcccctgcccattgccagcagcaggggctAGTAAGGGATGGAAATGGGTTTCAGTCTGTCTGTCAGGACACAAGCTCTGCAGGCTCTCATAAAACATCTGTGCTCTTTCACAGTTGCTGAAGTTTCAAAGCCACATGCAGAGTCAGTCCTCAGGAGGGACCTCCTGTCCTCCCAAGCCCCAGAcccatctcctgcctcctcAAGTAGGTGAGTTGCCCTctcttgcccaggctttgctGCCATAGCCCTGCCTCACACTGGTGTTTGAATATTGTCAGAAGGCACTTTGCCAGCCAGAACAAAAATCCTCCTGCAGACCAGGAGGTTTAGAAATTAGGTCCTGGCTCCTTTGCTGTCCAGTAGTAGCAGAACCCATGCTGCTCTCAAGGCACAGATTTATCTGTGCAGATCTCATGAATTTTTGGGGTTTCTCAGGGTCTGTGCTGGTCTCCCAACATCTTCTTTTCTGCTCCAGAAGGAACCAAATTGTATCTGTCAAAGTTGACAAGTTTTCCCTGACGCTGATCCCCGACACCGGGATGCGGCTGAGCATCGAGGTGGACCTTGGTGTCACATCTGCCCCGTgagtgccagggctgccaggctggagccagccccagctcctggctgaagTGACAAGGCACCTGCAGGAGCAAGGGAGGCCTGGGGGGAGGGTGGCCAGGAGcactccccagctccagcctcctcctctcctccccgGCACAGCTCAACCACCAAGGAGATGAGGCTGTCCATCCTGGCAGACCTCCACGTGGAGATGAACCCCGAAGAGAACCTGGAGCTGGTGACCTCTGACTGCAAACCCACCCTGGAGGAGGTGCAGAGCGCCGAGGAGATGGACAGGTCAGCCCCACAGTTTTATTCCTTGTGGGATTTGGGTAGTGGgtgaaagaagaaactgaagcaCAAACTGAGAAgaagaaactgaggcacaagtGTTTCTAGGCAGGAAGGTGATTGGTGTGAGATTTGCTCACTGCCCTCACAGCTAAAAAAAGCCAGCACTAAAGCTTTATCTTCATGGGAGGAACTTTCCTTTGCTTTGGGGTGGTTTCCCCATTTTCAGAGAGTTTCAGTCTGTCAGAAGGGAGTGGTCTCTTTACAGTTGTGCAgctgaaatgcttttaatgCAAATCCAGTGGCAATTCTCCAGTGGTTTGGGATTCTGAATTGTAACCATTGCTTAATTGATGATAGAAAACAATGGTAATTCTGTCTCTGGATGCCTTTTGGGTCAGATAAAAGACTCTCACCCACCTTTGGCTGATCTGGTTTTCTCCTaacttctgttctgttctgtttttacCCAGCAAGTCCTTGGGATCGGACTTGGACAAGCAGATCAACGTAGAAAAAGTAAGATAAAGTTTGTAAAGGCATAAAGACAGCATTGTACAGGTCTGTAAGGATTAGAGCACCTTTATGTCTACCTGGTGCTTTTCCAGATTTCCCCCACAGCTCCGTGCTCACTGGACACTGCCATCGtcccctggctcctgctcccagctcccacctcaGAGGCTTTCTGGGGACACCCAATGCCAACTGACCCCCATGTTCATCTATCCCctctctttttgttctttattccaTAGGTTTGCCTGGAAGTGGCcaaattgctgcttttcccaaatGAACGGCTGATGTCTCTGGCAGGTGGGCAGCTGGCTTTCAGTCCCATTATGGACTGAGGGTTTCAAGGAGCATTTTGGAGCAGATTAGGAGGTGGGACAAATTCCtaccctgcagcagcagaggctctgATGCCATCATCTCCCCAGGGACCTGttccctctgcccagctcttTCCCTGTCTTTTTTACTCTGGAAACCCAGCCACTTCCCAGGGCCTGTcactccttccctcctcttcctgaGCACTCCTCTGCTCTATTTGCAGCTCCATTCCCCATCACACCAAACTGCCAAGTCCAGTACCTGCCCCTGGCTGCCCCCATGTACTCTGAGCAGGGAATTATCATCTCTTTGCAAGTAAGTCCTCACTTTCCAGCTCTTACAACCCAGCTGCAGTCCTTGGAAGAGCTGCTTCCACCAAGTGCTGCAGCCCTCAGACacttaaaattcattttctctttgcctgtGTCTCTGTAGACAACATTCCAAGTGGCAGGGACAGTGATCCCTCTGCCAATCAGCCCTGTGCCTTTCAGCATGCCTGAGCCAGCGagttccagcccttcccacctcATCCTGGCCTTCTCTGAGCACTTCTACACCAGCTTATTCTCTGCTTTGGAAGAGTCTGGAGCCCTCAACGTGAGTCTCCTGGTGAGTGGAacaagagaggaaggaaggaatgggAGATACACACTTGGagggacagccccagcctggggatgTCTTGGAGGAACCACAAGCCCTACACAGAAATGTGAGCATGTCCAAGCACCTGCCCCTCACACCCAAGCtcctaaaaaaatccctggtCTAATGGAGCATGGAGAGTTTGCCATGAGGAGCAACCTGCACACTGCTCCTGGCAAGGACTGGTGTGAGGAGGGCTCCTGcacattcccagggctgggatggtgCTCATCAGAGGGGCTGCATGGCCACGCTGGACAcgagccctggagcagcagccccaggcaaCCACGGGTCTGATCAtgagctgtgctttgtgtttcagagcTCGCTGACCACGGCCACCTTGGCTGAGAGGATCACTCAGGTGTGTTGCTGCGACTGGAACCCCAAGAGACACAAGCCTGACTCAGGCAGTGTCCCCCAGCTGCCCACCCCACACCCTGGGGGCGCAGGGATGGTTGTCATGCCCAGAAACAGTCCCGCTCCCCCGGCAGATGGGCTCCCTCTTCCAAGAGGACCTACCAGTGGTGCTTCGAGCCGTGACCCGGAGCTCACCTCACGTGGTGCTGGAGGAAGACAAAGCCATCGTGGAGCTTTTCCTTACTGCCCAGATTGGAGCAGGATCATCCCTTTTCCAGAGCTTCCTGAGTGTGAACGTGGTGAGTGTGGAAGCGTGCCGAGCTTGGGGAGCGTGTGCTGCGagtgtgtccctgctgcccacaggcaCTGCCCTTTACTCTGAGCCCTGGCCCCACTGCAGGGGCCGGTTCAGCCTTTCCCATCACggtgctcctgctctccagcagcgTTTGCCCGTGTGGCACCATGCAGGATGCAGGGAGCACATTGCAGGAGGCAGCACACGGGTTCTTGCACCCCACAGAGCCAAAGTGGGGCTGTTTCCTCACTGATCCTGCCCTCTGTTCCCCTCACAGGATGTGACTGCCAGGCTCCACCTCAGCGTTGCCGACACCAGGATGATCATCTCTGTGGCAGCCATAGAGTAATGAGCCCATCTGCACCGCAGGAGCCCAAAGGGACACGTCCCTGTCACAGCGGGGaaaggagaggctggggagggtTACAGCTTTTAGAGTTTGGGCATTGCAAACCTAGCTTCTTCCCCAGGGAGACAGTGAAATTCCAGAAACGTGGCTAGGGAGAAAAGTGGGAACTGCAGGTTCCATATTACCACAAAGGCCTTGAGCCCAGATGGGGAATTTGGGGACACGGGGGAAACAgctgagcaccagcagctcctctgctgctctttgttttccagggatGTCGAGCTCAGCCTGGCCACCTCTGATGTGGGTCCTATACTGGTAGGTACCTCCAGCTGTGGCCACTCCTGGTGCCATCCTCTAAGAGCCTGGTCCCTCTCAGCTGCCCCAGCCATCCTGGGCAGCGGGTGCCAGCAGGGAAATATGGAAATACTGACTTTGGGTGCTTGCTGCACCTGGTGGGAGGGAATTGAGTCCTTGTGGGGTGGGAAGAGGTGCAGTGAGCATCAGGACCCTCTCATGGgtctctgtccctctcctcctgctttaGCCCCACACCATGAGCTGACCCTGACTTTCCCCCACAGGCTGCCCTGCTGGAGGAGTTGTTTGTGCCCACAATCCGTGAGGAGGTGCCAGCCCAGATAAACAGTGAGGAGATGGGAGCTCTGTGGGTGCTGCCATGCAGGATGCTCCACATGGACCCAGGCAGCACCCAGCTGGCAACtttgcctctttctttttctcagggGTCCTGAGACAAGGTGTTTTCCTGCCCCACATTGCCAGTTTCACTTACACCGATGTCAACATCACGATTCACAAGGTAAGAAATAAGACATTTAAATTGCCCCCTGCTGTGCTTGATTTAAAGGAAGCCTGGGAGCAATGctgacctccctgctccagaatAAATCAGAGCCTGATCATCCAGCCCTGGTAACCTGCAGGAACAAGTTCCATTGCCTTAAATAGGCTGAGCCCCTCTTTAGcagaggctggggctgtggtggtgatggtgaCGCTCTCTGTGGGCTGATGGAGCCACACAGGCACCATTCTCAgtcctccttccttccttccttgctcAGGATTATGTCTTGATCCCCTGCAACCTCCAGCTAGAGGCAAGGACTAGAGAGGCAAGCACCTGGCAGTGAAGTCCAGTGTCTGGAGTAAAAGAGTGGCAGAATCATTTGGTTGACTCTCACATCACGCTCCGTGGTTTGCCACTGCTTGAAATGTTGAAAATCTTCTTTCTTGATTTACTAAAACGTCATGGTTTTATATTCTGGATAATAAAGGTGTTGCACTAGCAACTTTctcatccagccctgctcctggtAGTTTTGTTGCACCGAGAATGGATTGTAACAACGTTCCATGctttaattaaacatttctctgtAATTCTGCATTTGCTGGTG
This is a stretch of genomic DNA from Parus major isolate Abel chromosome 20, Parus_major1.1, whole genome shotgun sequence. It encodes these proteins:
- the BPIFB2 gene encoding BPI fold-containing family B member 2, translated to MGCLHQRGSAGMAMLRTLSILLSLLVPALTTRSPDCGGILTPSGLRYLAEVSKPHAESVLRRDLLSSQAPDPSPASSSRNQIVSVKVDKFSLTLIPDTGMRLSIEVDLGVTSAPSTTKEMRLSILADLHVEMNPEENLELVTSDCKPTLEEVQSAEEMDSKSLGSDLDKQINVEKVCLEVAKLLLFPNERLMSLAAPFPITPNCQVQYLPLAAPMYSEQGIIISLQTTFQVAGTVIPLPISPVPFSMPEPASSSPSHLILAFSEHFYTSLFSALEESGALNVSLLSSLTTATLAERITQMGSLFQEDLPVVLRAVTRSSPHVVLEEDKAIVELFLTAQIGAGSSLFQSFLSVNVDVTARLHLSVADTRMIISVAAIEDVELSLATSDVGPILAALLEELFVPTIREEVPAQINRVLRQGVFLPHIASFTYTDVNITIHKDYVLIPCNLQLEARTREASTWQ